A region of the Arthrobacter sp. FW306-07-I genome:
AGACGGTCAGGTACTTCGCAGCGCCCTTGAACTCGCAGAAGCTGCTGCCCGAGGACGGCTCCAGCGCGCCGGCGGCAAATGCCGACTCGAGGACGTAGTACACGGGCGGGTGGCTGGTCTCCAGGACCCGCAGTGAATCCGTGGTGTCGAGGATCAGCTCCCCGCCCAGGACAATGCGGATGCGCTCGCTGCTGGCTTCGATCCGGGGCGGGCGGGGGTAGTCCCACACCGATTCCTGCCCAGGGCCGGGGGTGGCACGAACGATTCTTGTAGTCATACCTACAGTCTGAGTCCAGCCGCCCCTTTGTGCATCAGGGAACCCAATTCGTGGAAAGAACGTTCAGCCCCTGCCGTCTTCCGCAGCCTGTGGCGCCGGAATACAGTGATGCTTGCCGGGCACCTGCGCCCGGCGCACCAGCGTTCCAACGGTTCCCCCGGAGTGCATGCATCCGCCGCCGGGAGCCGCGCCAACACCGGTAGTTATTGGATAGTTCCTGACCCAATGAAGGGGATAGATCATCATGACTGACTTGAGCGCCACCGAAAACGCAGCCGCAGGCGACCGCACGATCCGGGACTGGGCAGACCTTGCCGAGGAGATGTGGTCCTATCTCACTGGCAAGGGTGCAGCGATCAATTACCAGTTCATCGACATGACCGTCGAAGTTCCGCGGGATATTGGCCCCGACGCGCCGCGTGCCACCTGGAAGCTCAATGGCAGCCTGCGGGTCACCACCAGCGACCGGGACGTTTCCGGGCCGGACGCGAACCGCGGCTGACCAAAATGGCGGAGAACCGTCTGGACGTTGATCTGGACTTTTCGTACACCGACGAATCCGGTGCGGTCACATCGGGCAGGGCCAGGGCCGCGGGAACGGAAGTGACGGTGTCCCTTGAGGGGCTGGCGCCGTTGACCGGCAGCGGCCTGCCGTCGCTGGATGAGGTCAAGCCGCTGGCGGAGATGCTCGCCCGCAAGGGGCTGACCGTCACCCTGGCCGGCCCCGACGGCAACATCGTCAGCCTGGGCAAGGTGGACAGCCCTGCTTCGCAGCGGCTGGTGACGCGCTCACCCCACATCAAGCTGGGCAAACTCGGCTCCCTGCTCCCGCTGGTCAGGCAGGGCAGGCGTGGGTCCAAGGGGGTACCGCTGCTGCCGCCGTCCACACCTTTGCCATTGGTCCCCACGGTCCAGCGGAACATTGTCCGCCGCATTACCACCACCCATTACGCCAGGGGTGGCGGACGGCCGCGCCTGATCTTCGTCCAGGACGCG
Encoded here:
- a CDS encoding DUF427 domain-containing protein → MTTRIVRATPGPGQESVWDYPRPPRIEASSERIRIVLGGELILDTTDSLRVLETSHPPVYYVLESAFAAGALEPSSGSSFCEFKGAAKYLTVCGGGKEADSAAWSYPEPAPGFEALAGRVAVYPGRMDYCEVDGERVTAQPGRFYGGWITSRVVGPFKGEPGTMGW
- a CDS encoding FHA domain-containing protein, which translates into the protein MAENRLDVDLDFSYTDESGAVTSGRARAAGTEVTVSLEGLAPLTGSGLPSLDEVKPLAEMLARKGLTVTLAGPDGNIVSLGKVDSPASQRLVTRSPHIKLGKLGSLLPLVRQGRRGSKGVPLLPPSTPLPLVPTVQRNIVRRITTTHYARGGGRPRLIFVQDAATWTGQIPREVALTGDVTTIGSGDGSDVQLEGLEALHAEIVHDDQDEYVLVPHADVSGSVRRNGPSVLRTGARMQMGQWCLAFFREEFADHGRPFGGRSGGELAYERPQLDPRTGTMERDSSEYIR